A genomic segment from Aquila chrysaetos chrysaetos chromosome 11, bAquChr1.4, whole genome shotgun sequence encodes:
- the NANOS1 gene encoding nanos homolog 1, with the protein MEAFPGAKLEQHRHLPPVECLPGARYGGRSHSACGNVFNSWNDYLGLATLITKAVRPGKGFGAEPPSVVVAAAVPPAEEEEEEEEEEEEAAGPYFEGALDLHDLDLCGHHHHHHHHHHHHGEGLLEERFADFSPFPGRGGPAAVVFDCSGEHPGREGSPHAWGGVVVAGRLPTHPRVSSRLLKPELQVCVFCRNNKEAVALYTTHILKGPDGRVLCPVLRRYTCPLCGASGDNAHTIKYCPLSKMQAAKQLKHARTALGKKGR; encoded by the coding sequence ATGGAGGCTTTTCCAGGTGCCAAGCTGGAGCAGCACCGGCACCTCCCGCCCGTGGAGTGCCTGCCGGGCGCTCGCTACGGCGGCCGGAGTCACAGCGCCTGCGGGAACGTCTTCAACTCCTGGAACGACTACCTGGGGTTAGCCACGCTCATCACCAAGGCCGTGCGCCCCGGCAAGGGTTTCGGCGCCGAGCCCCCCTCGGTGGTGGTGGCGGCTGCCGTGCCGCcggccgaggaggaggaagaggaggaggaggaggaggaagaggcggCGGGGCCGTACTTCGAGGGCGCGCTGGACTTGCACGACCTGGACCTGTGCGggcatcaccaccaccaccaccatcaccaccaccaccacggcGAGGGCCTGCTGGAGGAGCGCTTCGCCGACTTCAGCCCCTTCCCCgggcgcggcggccccgccgccgtcGTTTTCGATTGCTCGGGAGAACACCCGGGCCGGGAGGGTTCGCCCCACGCTTGGGGCGGCGTGGTGGTGGCTGGCCGGTTACCGACCCACCCGCGGGTCTCCTCCCGGTTGCTCAAACCCGAGCTGCAGGTCTGCGTCTTCTGCCGGAACAACAAGGAGGCCGTGGCTCTCTACACCACCCACATCCTCAAGGGACCCGACGGCCGCGTCCTCTGCCCGGTGCTGCGGCGTTACACCTGCCCCCTCTGCGGTGCCAGCGGTGACAATGCCCACACCATCAAGTACTGTCCCCTCTCCAAAATGCAGGCGGCCAAACAGCTCAAACACGCCCGGACCGCCCTGGGGAAGAAGGGCCGTTAG